A genomic window from Salvia hispanica cultivar TCC Black 2014 chromosome 5, UniMelb_Shisp_WGS_1.0, whole genome shotgun sequence includes:
- the LOC125188540 gene encoding NADH--cytochrome b5 reductase 1-like isoform X5, whose product MIALASSLSWSFRTRLCCFSIMGAMEFLGTPGGQLSIAVAVGLVGVGVGAAYFLLSSKKPKEAQERTGHDYCGLAFLCLDPDKFKEFKLVNKTYLSPNVAKFRFALPTPTSVFGLPIGHHIICKGKDRQGGVVIKPYNPITLDSDVGYFELVIKMYQHGRMSHHFGTMHEGDYLAIKGPKGHFKYQPNQVRAFGMIAGGSGITPIFQVARAVLENPSDKTKVYLIYANVKDILLKNELDNLARTYPDGFKIYYVLKKMLRCGPPSMNKAMAAHLNALGYTSNTQFEFGLHI is encoded by the exons ATGATTGCTCTTGCCTCTTCATTATCTTGGTCCTTTAGAACAAGATT GTGTTGTTTTAGCATTATGGGTGCGATGGAATTCTTGGGAACACCTGGAGGTCAACTGTCCATAGCCGTTGCAGTTGGTCTCGTTGGTGTTGGTGTTGGTGCTGCTTATTTCTTGTTATCATCGAAGAAGCCCAAag AAGCTCAAGAGAGAACTGGACATGACTATTGTGGCTTGGCTTTTT TGTGCTTGGATCCCGATAAATTCAAGGAGTTCAAGCTGGTCAACAAAACATACCTTAGTCCTAATGTGGCTAAGTTCAGATTTGCTCTACCTACACCAACCTCGGTATTTGGACTTCCTATAGGCCATCACATAATTTGCAA GGGTAAGGATAGACAAGGTGGAGTTGTCATCAAACCTTACAATCCGATAACTTTGGATTCTGATGTTGGATATTTTGAGCTGGTTATCAAG ATGTATCAACATGGAAGAATGTCCCATCATTTTGGGACAATGCACGAAGGAGACTATCTGGCTATAAAAGGACCAAAG GGCCATTTCAAGTATCAACCAAATCAAGTGAGAGCATTTGGAATGATTGCTGGAGGTTCTGGAATTACCCCAATATTTCAG GTTGCTAGGGCAGTTCTTGAAAATCCCAGTGACAAAACAAAGGTTTACCTGATTTATGCTAATGTTAAGGACATTCTCTTGAAG AATGAATTGGATAATCTTGCAAGAACATACCCTGATGGATTCAAAATCTACTACGTGCTCAAGAAA ATGCTGAGATGCGGTCCGCCTTCCATGAACAAGGCCATGGCTGCCCATCTTAATGCTCTTGGCTACACCTCAAACACCCAGTTCGAGTTTGGCCTTCATATTTAG
- the LOC125188540 gene encoding NADH--cytochrome b5 reductase 1-like isoform X1 gives MIALASSLSWSFRTRLCCFSIMGAMEFLGTPGGQLSIAVAVGLVGVGVGAAYFLLSSKKPKEAQERTGHDYCGLAFLCLDPDKFKEFKLVNKTYLSPNVAKFRFALPTPTSVFGLPIGHHIICKGKDRQGGVVIKPYNPITLDSDVGYFELVIKMYQHGRMSHHFGTMHEGDYLAIKGPKGHFKYQPNQVRAFGMIAGGSGITPIFQVARAVLENPSDKTKVYLIYANVKDILLKNELDNLARTYPDGFKIYYVLKKPPKIWEGGVGFVSKEMIQAHLPPPAFDIHMLRCGPPSMNKAMAAHLNALGYTSNTQFEFGLHI, from the exons ATGATTGCTCTTGCCTCTTCATTATCTTGGTCCTTTAGAACAAGATT GTGTTGTTTTAGCATTATGGGTGCGATGGAATTCTTGGGAACACCTGGAGGTCAACTGTCCATAGCCGTTGCAGTTGGTCTCGTTGGTGTTGGTGTTGGTGCTGCTTATTTCTTGTTATCATCGAAGAAGCCCAAag AAGCTCAAGAGAGAACTGGACATGACTATTGTGGCTTGGCTTTTT TGTGCTTGGATCCCGATAAATTCAAGGAGTTCAAGCTGGTCAACAAAACATACCTTAGTCCTAATGTGGCTAAGTTCAGATTTGCTCTACCTACACCAACCTCGGTATTTGGACTTCCTATAGGCCATCACATAATTTGCAA GGGTAAGGATAGACAAGGTGGAGTTGTCATCAAACCTTACAATCCGATAACTTTGGATTCTGATGTTGGATATTTTGAGCTGGTTATCAAG ATGTATCAACATGGAAGAATGTCCCATCATTTTGGGACAATGCACGAAGGAGACTATCTGGCTATAAAAGGACCAAAG GGCCATTTCAAGTATCAACCAAATCAAGTGAGAGCATTTGGAATGATTGCTGGAGGTTCTGGAATTACCCCAATATTTCAG GTTGCTAGGGCAGTTCTTGAAAATCCCAGTGACAAAACAAAGGTTTACCTGATTTATGCTAATGTTAAGGACATTCTCTTGAAG AATGAATTGGATAATCTTGCAAGAACATACCCTGATGGATTCAAAATCTACTACGTGCTCAAGAAA CCTCCTAAGATATGGGAGGGAGGCGTTGGATTTGTATCAAAAGAGATGATTCAAGCTCACCTCCCACCTCCGGCTTTTGACATCCAT ATGCTGAGATGCGGTCCGCCTTCCATGAACAAGGCCATGGCTGCCCATCTTAATGCTCTTGGCTACACCTCAAACACCCAGTTCGAGTTTGGCCTTCATATTTAG
- the LOC125188540 gene encoding NADH--cytochrome b5 reductase 1-like isoform X2: MIALASSLSWSFRTRLCCFSIMGAMEFLGTPGGQLSIAVAVGLVGVGVGAAYFLLSSKKPKVCLDPDKFKEFKLVNKTYLSPNVAKFRFALPTPTSVFGLPIGHHIICKGKDRQGGVVIKPYNPITLDSDVGYFELVIKMYQHGRMSHHFGTMHEGDYLAIKGPKGHFKYQPNQVRAFGMIAGGSGITPIFQVARAVLENPSDKTKVYLIYANVKDILLKNELDNLARTYPDGFKIYYVLKKPPKIWEGGVGFVSKEMIQAHLPPPAFDIHMLRCGPPSMNKAMAAHLNALGYTSNTQFEFGLHI; the protein is encoded by the exons ATGATTGCTCTTGCCTCTTCATTATCTTGGTCCTTTAGAACAAGATT GTGTTGTTTTAGCATTATGGGTGCGATGGAATTCTTGGGAACACCTGGAGGTCAACTGTCCATAGCCGTTGCAGTTGGTCTCGTTGGTGTTGGTGTTGGTGCTGCTTATTTCTTGTTATCATCGAAGAAGCCCAAag TGTGCTTGGATCCCGATAAATTCAAGGAGTTCAAGCTGGTCAACAAAACATACCTTAGTCCTAATGTGGCTAAGTTCAGATTTGCTCTACCTACACCAACCTCGGTATTTGGACTTCCTATAGGCCATCACATAATTTGCAA GGGTAAGGATAGACAAGGTGGAGTTGTCATCAAACCTTACAATCCGATAACTTTGGATTCTGATGTTGGATATTTTGAGCTGGTTATCAAG ATGTATCAACATGGAAGAATGTCCCATCATTTTGGGACAATGCACGAAGGAGACTATCTGGCTATAAAAGGACCAAAG GGCCATTTCAAGTATCAACCAAATCAAGTGAGAGCATTTGGAATGATTGCTGGAGGTTCTGGAATTACCCCAATATTTCAG GTTGCTAGGGCAGTTCTTGAAAATCCCAGTGACAAAACAAAGGTTTACCTGATTTATGCTAATGTTAAGGACATTCTCTTGAAG AATGAATTGGATAATCTTGCAAGAACATACCCTGATGGATTCAAAATCTACTACGTGCTCAAGAAA CCTCCTAAGATATGGGAGGGAGGCGTTGGATTTGTATCAAAAGAGATGATTCAAGCTCACCTCCCACCTCCGGCTTTTGACATCCAT ATGCTGAGATGCGGTCCGCCTTCCATGAACAAGGCCATGGCTGCCCATCTTAATGCTCTTGGCTACACCTCAAACACCCAGTTCGAGTTTGGCCTTCATATTTAG
- the LOC125188540 gene encoding NADH--cytochrome b5 reductase 1-like isoform X3, protein MGAMEFLGTPGGQLSIAVAVGLVGVGVGAAYFLLSSKKPKEAQERTGHDYCGLAFLCLDPDKFKEFKLVNKTYLSPNVAKFRFALPTPTSVFGLPIGHHIICKGKDRQGGVVIKPYNPITLDSDVGYFELVIKMYQHGRMSHHFGTMHEGDYLAIKGPKGHFKYQPNQVRAFGMIAGGSGITPIFQVARAVLENPSDKTKVYLIYANVKDILLKNELDNLARTYPDGFKIYYVLKKPPKIWEGGVGFVSKEMIQAHLPPPAFDIHMLRCGPPSMNKAMAAHLNALGYTSNTQFEFGLHI, encoded by the exons ATGGGTGCGATGGAATTCTTGGGAACACCTGGAGGTCAACTGTCCATAGCCGTTGCAGTTGGTCTCGTTGGTGTTGGTGTTGGTGCTGCTTATTTCTTGTTATCATCGAAGAAGCCCAAag AAGCTCAAGAGAGAACTGGACATGACTATTGTGGCTTGGCTTTTT TGTGCTTGGATCCCGATAAATTCAAGGAGTTCAAGCTGGTCAACAAAACATACCTTAGTCCTAATGTGGCTAAGTTCAGATTTGCTCTACCTACACCAACCTCGGTATTTGGACTTCCTATAGGCCATCACATAATTTGCAA GGGTAAGGATAGACAAGGTGGAGTTGTCATCAAACCTTACAATCCGATAACTTTGGATTCTGATGTTGGATATTTTGAGCTGGTTATCAAG ATGTATCAACATGGAAGAATGTCCCATCATTTTGGGACAATGCACGAAGGAGACTATCTGGCTATAAAAGGACCAAAG GGCCATTTCAAGTATCAACCAAATCAAGTGAGAGCATTTGGAATGATTGCTGGAGGTTCTGGAATTACCCCAATATTTCAG GTTGCTAGGGCAGTTCTTGAAAATCCCAGTGACAAAACAAAGGTTTACCTGATTTATGCTAATGTTAAGGACATTCTCTTGAAG AATGAATTGGATAATCTTGCAAGAACATACCCTGATGGATTCAAAATCTACTACGTGCTCAAGAAA CCTCCTAAGATATGGGAGGGAGGCGTTGGATTTGTATCAAAAGAGATGATTCAAGCTCACCTCCCACCTCCGGCTTTTGACATCCAT ATGCTGAGATGCGGTCCGCCTTCCATGAACAAGGCCATGGCTGCCCATCTTAATGCTCTTGGCTACACCTCAAACACCCAGTTCGAGTTTGGCCTTCATATTTAG